Proteins encoded by one window of Bactrocera oleae isolate idBacOlea1 chromosome 4, idBacOlea1, whole genome shotgun sequence:
- the egl gene encoding uncharacterized protein MAL13P1.304 — MDSQGYENARNMTLLFFLERLMDKGESRTVHDLSCQFGNKEFTKEMRQIAGGSQSGLKKLLAQHPSIFLVDGDYVKVNTYQHASEDESGFGGRRDYIKEAKDYFKNKMLQYGIGVEVPVRSLLGHRSQASPQVRHISGQHIKEFTEFLQKHTDTFKVVDDHVMLVGCEDMTDLPAQERLHLPQSNIDTKATQQMLDFFAQCIETKGPILVDQLFHLLTARFPQEQWLRMFKTPNDLSTFLKLFSDCFHIQANLVTLLQKPKLSDSYIQQAQARSREQYNSMNNNINNMAEKNQSPPPTQPALSAVQQRLQSPGLRSFANNNNINASSPQSPNLNNLSNNNNNYSITSPNFKLNAPVSNVSSPSAASVAENSAQSRSEPNSGFDSFIQMTDVHLDNLCERNCPSPNTCSSYGQTGNNTPAPMNGQSNLNLLQNPAIPTQAPTERPNSLNQTLKQRVNNLVIRTLAENYEKDKQSLANQVGGAPVGYNPQNSSTHSSPVHSNNINATNSNPTATVSTNNAPHSPSHNYFVGDTWKIKVLQNTTVIANVKHSMFVTEAMLKFAQSNQSIVISLDCEGINLGLKGDITLIEIGTTRGEAFIFDVRTCPEIISDGGLKTLLEHENVIKVIHDCRNNAANLYLQFGILLRNVFDTQAAYATVQYQETGKQVYKAKYISLNTLCEQYNAPINPIKEQLKQIYRRDQKYWSKRPLSRDMLLYAAGDVLVLINDQLYGNLARQIKPENRQLFSELCTEQILIQIKPNEVKIRKKQRKVTTEVADLKQKLEQSNKSIVLSNREIRLLRYMDLTEEEKDRLKRNNNKVAKKFEKMESAGNQTRDQSDSEDEQEPIENDNFPSLDSVPSDNSLTGTFSPRFNSEPPSLAESMQMMDEILSDQSMDRVVKLDKLEAILSALTQMPNDQIITSNAIQDQLGSSISATDSVQIIREKVKNAKNCSCNCERSITPTMRIGNNEKRAVKLVDAASQTLSTGDIVITKIFFQDEQGKPKEKVLTSSPKRITASPIAQSTATATSSS, encoded by the exons gtttgaaaaaattgcttgcACAGCATCCGTCAATATTTCTTGTGGATGGAGACTATGTAAAGGTGAATACTTATCAGCACGCTTCGGAGGACGAAAGCGGATTTGGCGGTCGGCGTGATTACATTAAAGAGGCTAAAGActactttaaaaacaaaatgctgCAGTATGGCATCGGTGTGGAGGTCCCAGTGCGTAGCCTATTGGGTCATCGTTCGCAAGCGTCGCCACAGGTGCGGCATATATCAG GTCAGCACATAAAGGAGTTCACCGAATTTTTGCAAAAGCATACGGACACGTTTAAAGTGGTCGACGATCATGTGATGCTTGTGGGATGCGAAGATATGACCGATTTGCCAGCACAAGAGCGCCTTCATTTGCCGCAGAGTAATATCGACACGAAAGCTACTCAGCAGATGTTGGATTTCTTTGCGCAATGCATCGAGACTAAGGGCCCTATTTTGGTGGATCaactatttcatttgttgaCGGCGCGCTTTCCACAAGAGCAATGGTTGCGCATGTTCAAAACGCCCAACGATCTCTCGACCTTTCTCAAGCTCTTCTCTGATTGTTTTCACATACAAGCAAATCTAGTCACGCTGCTGCAGAAGCCCAAATTGAGCGATTCCTATATACAGCAAGCGCAAGCGCGTTCGCGCGAACAATACAACTCGATGAACAACAACATTAATAACATGGCCGAGAAGAACCAGTCGCCACCACCGACACAGCCGGCGTTGAGCGCCGTACAACAACGTTTGCAGTCGCCAGGATTGCGTAGCTttgccaataataataatataaacgcTTCATCGCCACAAAGTCCGAATCTGAACAacttaagcaacaacaacaataattacaGCATTACATCACCGAATTTCAAGCTAAATGCGCCAGTATCTAATGTTTCCAGCCCGTCGGCTGCGTCGGTGGCAGAGAATTCGGCACAGTCACGTTCAGAACCCAACTCGGGCTTTGACAGTTTTATACAGATGACAGACGTACATCTAGACAACCTCTGTGAACGCAATTGTCCCAGCCCAAACACGTGCTCATCTTACGGTCAAACTGGCAACAACACTCCAGCACCTATGAACGGTCAAAGCAATCTGAATTTACTACAAAACCCCGCCATACCTACACAGGCGCCTACTGAGCGTCCCAACAGTCTTAACCAGACGTTAAAGCAACGCGTTAATAATTTGGTAATACGCACATTGGCCGAGAATTATGAAAAAGACAAGCAATCGCTGGCTAATCAAGTGGGCGGTGCTCCCGTTGGTTACAACCCACAAAACTCTTCCACGCATTCAAGTCCTGTGCATTCCAATAATATCAACGCCACCAATTCCAACCCAACTGCTACAGTCAGCACGAATAATGCACCGCATTCTCCTAGTCACAATTACTTTGTAGGCGACACCTGGAAGATCAAGGTGCTGCAGAACACCACAGTTATTGCGAACGTGAAACATTCCATGTTCGTCACAGAAGCTATGTTGAAGTTTGCGCAGAGCAACCAGAGCATAGTCATATCTTTGGACTGTGAAGGCATCAATTTGGGCTTGAAGGGTGACATCACACTCATCGAGATAGGGACAACTCGTGGAGAAGCTTTCATTTTCGATGTGCGCACCTGCCCTGAAATCATCAGCGACGGTGGCCTGAAGACATTGTTAGAGCATGAAAATGTCATCAAAGTCATACATGATTGCCGCAATAATGCTGCGAATTTATACCTGCAATTTGGTATACTCTTGCGCAATGTCTTCGACACACAG gcAGCGTATGCTACTGTGCAGTACCAAGAGACAGGCAAACAGGTATATAAGGCGAAATACATCTCATTGAACACACTCTGCGAACAGTATAACGCTCCTATCAATCCAATCAAGGAACAACTCAAGCAGATTTACCGTCGCGATCAAAAGTATTGGTCCAAGCGACCACTATCACGTGATATGCTACTCTATGCGGCCGGGGATGTGTTGGTATTAATAAACGATCAGCTCTATGGCAACCTAGCAAG aCAAATAAAACCGGAGAATCGACAGCTTTTCTCTGAGCTCTGCACTGAACAAATACTAATACAAATCAAACCCAATGAGGTGAAAATACGGAAGAAACAACGTAAAGTAACCACCGAGGTCGCTGATCTCAAACAGAAACTGGAGCAGTCTAACAAAAGTATAGTGCTGTCGAATCGTGAAATTCGCTTATTACG CTACATGGACCTGACCGAGGAAGAAAAAGACCGTCTCAagcgtaacaacaacaaagtcgcaaagaaatttgaaaaaatggaATCGGCAGGCAATCAAACTAG agaTCAAAGTGATTCAGAGGATGAGCAAGAACCTATTGAAAACGATAACTTCCCAAGCCTCGACTCAGTGCCATCAGATAACTCATTAACCGGTACATTTTCACCACGCTTCAACTCTGAGCCACCCAGCTTGGCAGAGTCAATGCAAATGATGGATGAAATTTTGTCCGATCAATCCATGGACCGTGTGGTGAAATTGGATAAACTAGAAGCGATATTGTCAGCTCTTACTCAAATGCCAAATGATCAA ATTATAACTTCCAATGCGATACAGGATCAATTGGGCTCCAGCATATCAGCCACCGACAGCGTGCAAATTATACGCGAAAAAGTCAAAAA TGCTAAAAACTGCAGTTGCAATTGTGAACGAAGCATAACACCAACAATGCGCATAGGTAACAATGAAAAGAGGGCTGTGAAATTGGTCGACGCTGCATCTCAAACTCTTAGCACTGGCGATATCGTCATAACAAAGATATTCTTCCAAGACGAACAAGGGAAACCGAAGGAGAAAGTGTTGACCTCATCCCCAAAACGTATCACGGCATCACCGATAGCACAGTCAACAGCGACGGCCACATCGTCATCGTGA